The following are encoded together in the Clostridium sp. BJN0013 genome:
- the rplW gene encoding 50S ribosomal protein L23, giving the protein MKYTNYDIIRRPVITEKSMGAMNEKKYTFIVDIRANKSMIKRAVEDVFGVTVETVNTSRYKGKKKRVGVHIGKRPDYKKAVVKLTEESKTIEFFEGIQ; this is encoded by the coding sequence ATGAAATATACTAATTATGATATCATAAGAAGGCCTGTTATAACGGAAAAAAGCATGGGCGCTATGAATGAAAAAAAATACACCTTTATAGTTGATATACGTGCTAATAAATCGATGATAAAGAGAGCTGTTGAAGATGTTTTCGGAGTAACTGTTGAAACTGTAAATACATCAAGATATAAGGGAAAGAAAAAAAGAGTAGGTGTCCATATAGGAAAAAGACCAGATTATAAAAAAGCTGTTGTTAAACTTACAGAAGAAAGTAAAACAATAGAATTTTTTGAAGGAATACAATAA
- the rplD gene encoding 50S ribosomal protein L4, giving the protein MPIVGLFNKEGQKITDFELSDKVFGVEVNQYVMHQVVVALLANRRQGTQSAKTRAEVSGGGIKPWRQKGTGRARQGSIRAPQWIHGGMVFAVKPRSYRISVPKSARRLAMKSALSSKVEENQIIVLENLEMDAPKTKDIIEILNAFETKKALIVTAESNQNVYKSARNIQGVSVIPVNNLNVYDLLKFEKLIITKDAVSKIEEVYA; this is encoded by the coding sequence ATGCCTATAGTAGGATTATTTAACAAAGAAGGTCAAAAAATTACAGATTTTGAGTTGTCAGATAAAGTATTTGGAGTTGAAGTAAATCAATATGTTATGCATCAAGTAGTTGTGGCGCTACTTGCCAATAGAAGACAGGGAACACAGTCAGCAAAGACGAGAGCTGAAGTTTCCGGAGGTGGAATTAAGCCTTGGAGACAAAAAGGAACTGGTAGAGCAAGACAGGGTTCTATAAGAGCACCACAATGGATTCACGGTGGTATGGTTTTTGCAGTAAAGCCTAGAAGTTATAGAATTTCAGTTCCAAAGTCGGCAAGAAGATTAGCTATGAAATCTGCTCTGTCAAGTAAAGTTGAAGAAAATCAGATAATAGTGTTGGAAAATTTAGAAATGGATGCTCCAAAAACAAAAGACATAATAGAAATATTAAATGCTTTTGAAACTAAAAAAGCATTAATTGTTACAGCAGAATCAAATCAAAATGTATATAAGTCAGCAAGAAATATACAGGGAGTATCGGTAATTCCGGTTAATAACTTAAATGTATATGACTTATTAAAATTTGAAAAGCTTATAATAACTAAGGATGCTGTATCAAAAATTGAGGAGGTGTATGCATAA
- the rplC gene encoding 50S ribosomal protein L3 gives MKKAILGKKLGMTQIFNENGRVVPVTVIEAGPCVVVQKKTEEKDGYKSIQIGFGDIREKLVNKPLKGHFAKSEVSLKRFLKEFKVDNIGEYEIGQEIKADVFSEGDRIDVSGISKGKGFQGVIRRWNAQRGPMSHGSKFHRAVGSMGASSDPSRTFRNKKMPGHMGNKNTTVLNLQIAKVIPEKNIILIKGGVPGPNKSFVSIRDTVKA, from the coding sequence ATGAAAAAAGCCATATTGGGTAAAAAATTAGGTATGACCCAGATATTTAATGAAAATGGTAGAGTAGTTCCTGTTACAGTAATTGAAGCAGGACCTTGTGTAGTTGTACAAAAGAAGACTGAAGAAAAGGACGGTTATAAATCTATACAAATTGGTTTTGGTGATATAAGAGAGAAACTTGTTAACAAACCATTAAAAGGTCATTTTGCAAAGTCAGAAGTTTCATTAAAAAGATTCTTGAAGGAATTTAAAGTTGATAATATAGGTGAATATGAAATAGGGCAAGAAATAAAGGCAGATGTTTTTTCAGAAGGAGATAGAATCGATGTATCTGGAATCTCAAAAGGTAAGGGATTTCAGGGGGTAATAAGAAGATGGAATGCTCAAAGAGGTCCTATGTCTCACGGTTCGAAATTTCATAGAGCTGTTGGTTCAATGGGAGCATCTTCTGATCCATCCAGGACTTTTAGGAACAAAAAAATGCCAGGACATATGGGAAATAAAAATACTACTGTATTAAATCTACAGATTGCAAAGGTTATTCCTGAAAAAAATATTATTTTGATAAAAGGTGGAGTACCAGGCCCTAACAAAAGTTTTGTATCAATAAGAGATACGGTTAAAGCTTAA
- the rpsJ gene encoding 30S ribosomal protein S10, translating into MAKQKIRIRLKAFDHTILDQSSEKIVETAKSTGAKVAGPVPLPTEKDVVTILRAPHKYKDSREQFEIRTHKRLIDIISPSPKTVDALMRLDLPAGVDIEIKL; encoded by the coding sequence ATGGCAAAACAAAAAATAAGAATAAGGTTGAAAGCTTTTGATCATACCATACTTGATCAATCATCTGAAAAGATAGTAGAAACTGCCAAGTCTACAGGAGCAAAGGTAGCAGGACCTGTACCGTTACCTACAGAAAAAGATGTAGTTACAATTCTAAGAGCTCCACATAAATACAAAGATTCAAGAGAACAATTTGAGATAAGAACTCATAAAAGACTTATAGATATAATAAGTCCATCCCCAAAAACTGTTGATGCTTTAATGAGACTTGATTTGCCGGCGGGTGTTGATATTGAGATAAAATTATAA